Proteins from a genomic interval of Microbacterium phyllosphaerae:
- a CDS encoding Lrp/AsnC family transcriptional regulator, translating into MSTKTDEAVKQAGRSAAPLDDIGYRILETLRDNGRISIAALAETVGISRANAYTRVESLMQDGVITGFSARVDQSKAGLSIGALVFVTVHPQAWASFRESVLEMPDIEWCAITTGEHDAMLLIRAVDVSGVHEFTTGVIAQLPEVRTVVSVVVLDEVIRRAYLLPTDLPERDLATPLGMTRWTPATPGRDMLPPR; encoded by the coding sequence GTGTCCACGAAGACCGACGAAGCAGTGAAGCAAGCTGGACGAAGTGCCGCCCCATTGGACGACATCGGATACAGAATCCTAGAGACGCTCCGTGATAACGGTCGTATCTCGATCGCTGCGCTCGCCGAAACGGTCGGCATCTCGAGGGCGAACGCCTACACGCGTGTCGAGTCGCTCATGCAGGACGGTGTCATCACGGGCTTCAGTGCGCGGGTCGACCAGTCCAAGGCGGGTCTCTCGATCGGCGCCCTGGTCTTCGTGACCGTGCATCCGCAGGCGTGGGCGTCGTTCCGTGAGAGCGTGCTCGAGATGCCCGACATCGAGTGGTGCGCGATCACGACCGGTGAGCACGACGCGATGCTGCTGATCCGCGCGGTCGACGTCAGCGGAGTGCACGAGTTCACGACGGGCGTGATCGCGCAGCTCCCCGAGGTGCGCACGGTCGTCAGCGTCGTGGTGCTCGACGAGGTGATCCGTCGCGCCTACCTGCTGCCGACCGATCTTCCCGAGCGCGATCTGGCGACGCCGCTGGGCATGACGCGGTGGACGCCGGCGACGCCGGGTCGCGACATGCTGCCCCCGCGCTGA
- a CDS encoding DUF1684 domain-containing protein encodes MSEREDHTHWQAERRASVTSATGNLALIETRWTGDRPDLDAEQQAASDTVTVTPIQRTNIETGAAEHGLRVWDADAPAIRAFDRVDTYEYDPAWVLEGHFTPVSGDRQVSFEHIRDNGGTRDLVVPGDIRLELDGREYDLAAFDDGGTLLLVFGDETNGSETYGSGRFLFVQLRDDEGTVTLDFNRAFVPPCGFSAQYNCPLPPASNRFPLPIRAGEKNVVFRDGFDIYAA; translated from the coding sequence ATGTCTGAACGCGAAGATCACACCCACTGGCAGGCCGAGCGCCGTGCCTCCGTCACGTCCGCGACGGGCAACCTCGCGCTGATCGAGACCCGCTGGACGGGCGATCGGCCCGATCTGGATGCCGAGCAGCAGGCGGCATCCGACACGGTGACCGTCACGCCCATCCAGCGCACGAACATCGAGACCGGCGCCGCCGAGCACGGACTGCGCGTGTGGGATGCCGATGCACCCGCCATCCGCGCCTTCGACCGCGTCGACACGTACGAGTACGACCCCGCGTGGGTTCTCGAGGGGCACTTCACGCCCGTGTCCGGCGATCGTCAGGTGTCGTTCGAGCACATCCGCGACAACGGCGGCACGCGCGACCTCGTGGTTCCCGGCGACATCCGACTCGAGCTCGACGGCCGCGAGTACGACCTGGCCGCGTTCGACGACGGCGGCACGCTGCTGCTCGTCTTCGGTGACGAGACGAACGGCTCCGAGACCTACGGATCCGGCCGCTTCCTGTTCGTGCAGCTGCGTGACGACGAGGGAACCGTGACCCTCGACTTCAACCGGGCCTTCGTACCACCGTGCGGGTTCAGCGCCCAGTACAACTGCCCGCTTCCGCCGGCATCCAACCGCTTCCCCCTGCCTATCCGAGCAGGCGAGAAGAACGTCGTCTTCCGCGACGGCTTCGACATCTACGCGGCGTGA
- a CDS encoding ABC transporter substrate-binding protein translates to MRRTRIIGALGAVATLALVAGCASGTTDDAASEDATIFIGSLYEPTNLSNTQGGGQGVTEALTGNVYEGLYRLTDDGEVEPLLAEDAQVSDDGLTYTVTLRDDVTFHSGDPLTSADVKSSIEAVTAEDSVSARKSSFATIADIATPDDQTVVFTLSQRSISFLYNLSYVWIVNDEAGDITGKEDGTGPYTLDEWKKGSTLTLERWDDYWGEPAKNGEVVYTYFTDATAENNALLTGEIDVITSVQSPDSLTQFDSDDYVVSEGTSTTKELLAFNDRVAPFDNALVRKAIYSAIDTKKLLESIWGDYGTLIGSMVPPTDPWYEDLTNVNPYDVELSKDLLAQAGFADGFTFTLDTPSYDPHPAVAEFLQSQLAEVGIAVEINTISADEWYTKVFKEQDFEATLQEHVNDRDVVWYGNPDFYWGYDDADVQQWVADAEQAATTDEQTALLKKVNEKIAEDAASVWLYLYPQIVVASSDLSGYPVNGLNSQFFAYDIVKS, encoded by the coding sequence ATGAGAAGAACCCGCATCATCGGCGCGCTCGGCGCCGTCGCCACGCTCGCCCTCGTGGCCGGCTGCGCGTCGGGCACGACCGACGACGCCGCGAGCGAAGACGCCACCATCTTCATCGGGTCGTTGTACGAGCCGACCAACCTGAGCAACACGCAGGGCGGCGGCCAGGGTGTGACCGAGGCGCTGACCGGCAACGTCTACGAGGGCCTCTACCGGCTGACCGACGACGGCGAGGTCGAGCCCCTGCTCGCCGAAGACGCCCAGGTCTCGGACGACGGCCTGACCTACACGGTCACGCTGCGCGACGACGTGACGTTCCACTCGGGGGACCCGCTCACCTCGGCCGACGTCAAGTCGAGCATCGAGGCCGTCACCGCCGAGGACTCGGTGTCTGCGCGCAAGTCGAGCTTCGCCACCATCGCCGACATCGCGACCCCCGACGACCAGACCGTCGTGTTCACGCTGTCGCAGCGGTCGATCTCGTTCCTCTACAACCTCAGCTACGTCTGGATCGTCAACGACGAGGCCGGCGACATCACCGGCAAGGAAGACGGCACGGGCCCGTACACGCTCGACGAGTGGAAGAAGGGCTCGACCCTGACCCTCGAGCGCTGGGACGACTACTGGGGTGAGCCCGCCAAGAACGGCGAGGTCGTCTACACGTACTTCACCGACGCCACCGCCGAGAACAACGCTCTGCTGACCGGCGAGATCGACGTGATCACCAGCGTGCAGAGCCCCGACTCGCTCACGCAGTTCGACTCCGACGACTACGTCGTCAGCGAGGGCACCTCGACCACGAAGGAGCTGCTCGCGTTCAACGACCGGGTCGCGCCCTTCGACAATGCGCTCGTGCGCAAGGCGATCTACTCCGCGATCGACACGAAGAAGCTCCTCGAGTCCATCTGGGGCGACTACGGCACGCTCATCGGCTCGATGGTGCCGCCGACCGACCCCTGGTACGAGGACCTCACGAACGTGAACCCGTACGACGTCGAGCTCTCGAAGGATCTGCTCGCACAGGCAGGCTTCGCAGACGGCTTCACGTTCACGCTCGACACCCCCAGCTACGACCCGCACCCCGCCGTGGCGGAGTTCCTGCAGTCGCAGCTCGCCGAGGTCGGCATCGCGGTCGAGATCAACACGATCAGCGCCGACGAGTGGTACACGAAGGTGTTCAAGGAGCAGGACTTCGAGGCCACTCTGCAGGAGCATGTGAACGACCGTGACGTGGTCTGGTACGGCAACCCCGACTTCTACTGGGGCTACGACGACGCCGACGTGCAGCAGTGGGTCGCCGACGCCGAGCAGGCGGCCACGACCGACGAGCAGACCGCGCTGCTGAAGAAGGTCAACGAGAAGATCGCCGAGGATGCCGCGAGCGTATGGTTGTACCTGTACCCGCAGATCGTGGTCGCCTCGAGCGACCTCAGCGGGTACCCGGTCAACGGCCTGAACTCTCAGTTCTTCGCCTACGACATCGTCAAGTCCTGA
- a CDS encoding ABC transporter permease, producing the protein MLAYLLRRLAFLVVSLVVAMIAIFVLLRLLPGDPANALLSVNATPEQIAAARAQVGSDQPLLQQFTTWAGQLLRFDLGESFLSSRPVGPDIADRLAVTLPLTLIAFSVALLVSLVIGITAAVKSDRWYGIALSGFAQLGVAVPVFWVGVVLVWIFALGLGVLPSGGFPRDDWEDPADALRSLALPVTTIVIVMSASLSRYVRSATLDVIGSDYLRTARAGGSGMSEALLRHGVRNGSVPVVAILGIELSTTLLGAVVVESVFTLPGLGSLLLSAIEQHDFQVIQGVLVVSTLFVLLVGFAADIVQRLIDPRLRTSVSGNR; encoded by the coding sequence ATGCTCGCCTACCTGCTGCGCCGCCTCGCGTTCCTCGTGGTGTCGCTCGTCGTCGCGATGATCGCGATCTTCGTGCTGCTGCGCCTGCTCCCCGGCGACCCGGCGAACGCGCTGCTCTCGGTGAACGCCACCCCCGAGCAGATCGCCGCCGCCCGCGCGCAGGTCGGCTCCGATCAGCCTCTCCTGCAGCAGTTCACGACCTGGGCCGGTCAGCTGCTGCGCTTCGATCTCGGTGAGTCGTTCCTGAGCTCGCGTCCGGTCGGCCCCGATATCGCCGATCGCCTCGCCGTCACTCTCCCCCTCACGCTCATCGCGTTCTCCGTCGCCCTGCTCGTCTCGCTCGTGATCGGCATCACCGCCGCCGTGAAGTCCGACCGCTGGTACGGGATCGCCCTCTCGGGCTTCGCGCAGCTCGGCGTCGCCGTGCCCGTTTTCTGGGTCGGCGTCGTGCTCGTGTGGATCTTCGCCCTCGGTCTCGGGGTGCTCCCCTCGGGCGGATTCCCCCGCGATGACTGGGAGGATCCCGCGGATGCACTGCGTTCGCTCGCCCTTCCGGTGACCACCATCGTGATCGTCATGAGCGCGTCCCTCAGCCGCTACGTGCGCTCCGCCACGCTCGACGTGATCGGCAGCGACTACCTGCGCACCGCGCGCGCCGGCGGGTCGGGGATGTCCGAGGCGCTGCTGCGTCACGGTGTGCGCAACGGCTCGGTCCCGGTCGTCGCGATCCTCGGCATCGAGCTGTCGACGACGCTCCTTGGCGCGGTCGTGGTCGAGAGCGTCTTCACTCTTCCCGGTCTCGGCAGCCTGCTGCTGTCGGCCATCGAGCAGCACGACTTCCAGGTCATCCAGGGCGTGCTCGTCGTCAGCACGCTCTTCGTGCTGCTCGTCGGGTTCGCCGCCGACATCGTGCAGCGCCTGATCGATCCGCGTCTGCGCACGAGCGTCTCGGGCAACCGATGA
- a CDS encoding ABC transporter permease: MSRVAEQLITDSVPVRRRPKATLLIGLVLTGVIVLIALVSLFWLPYPLADTSGSRLEGPSALHLLGTDRLGRDLLSQLMWGARIALIVGICSVAIAAVLGTIIGLIAAFSRPWVDDTLSAGLDVVIAFPVLLLAMLVVAVQGASLWSAVLAIGLAMSAVVARLTRILARRVLQEQYITAARTSGTSVVGIVFQHVLPNIAPTLAVSLALQFGAAVLAEASLSYLGLGAPPPNASWGRMLQEAQGTVLTAPVGAIAPGIAIIALVLGVNFLADGLRDLADPTRRRSR; encoded by the coding sequence ATGAGCCGCGTCGCCGAGCAGCTGATCACCGACTCCGTTCCCGTGCGGAGGCGCCCGAAGGCGACCCTACTGATCGGTCTCGTGCTCACCGGCGTCATTGTGCTCATCGCGCTTGTGTCGCTGTTCTGGCTGCCCTACCCGCTCGCCGACACCAGCGGCAGTCGCCTCGAAGGACCGAGCGCCCTGCACCTGCTCGGCACGGATCGCCTCGGCCGCGACCTGCTCTCGCAGCTCATGTGGGGCGCACGGATCGCGCTCATCGTCGGCATCTGCTCGGTGGCGATCGCCGCCGTGCTCGGCACGATCATCGGTCTCATCGCCGCCTTCTCGCGACCCTGGGTCGACGACACGCTCTCGGCAGGACTCGACGTCGTGATCGCCTTCCCCGTGCTGCTGCTCGCGATGCTCGTCGTGGCGGTCCAGGGCGCATCGCTCTGGTCGGCCGTGCTCGCGATCGGACTCGCGATGTCGGCGGTCGTCGCGCGCCTCACCCGCATCCTGGCTCGTCGCGTGCTGCAGGAGCAGTACATCACCGCGGCGCGCACCAGCGGCACGAGTGTGGTCGGCATCGTCTTCCAGCACGTGCTGCCCAACATCGCGCCGACCCTCGCCGTCAGCCTCGCACTGCAGTTCGGGGCAGCCGTGCTCGCCGAGGCGAGCCTGTCGTACCTCGGACTCGGCGCTCCGCCGCCCAACGCCTCGTGGGGTCGGATGCTGCAGGAGGCCCAGGGCACGGTGCTCACCGCACCTGTCGGGGCGATCGCCCCCGGCATCGCGATCATCGCGCTCGTGCTCGGAGTCAACTTCCTCGCCGACGGCCTGCGCGATCTCGCCGACCCGACCCGCAGGAGGAGCCGATGA
- a CDS encoding ATP-binding cassette domain-containing protein has product MSILDVSGLTVRSASGALVRDVSFSLAPGERLGLIGESGSGKSLTSLAVTGLLPDSLTASGSVLLDGHQVVGARDADLRPLRGPVAQIVFQEPLTALDPLMRVGRQIAEPLRRHLGLRGAELRSAVAAALDEVALSEPRFARAYPHELSGGQRQRVAIAIALAAQPQLLIADEPTTALDVTVQDAVLALLERLVAERGMALLFISHDLAVVSRMVDRIVVLRDGLIVEEGAVAQVLQHPVEPYTRMLVDSARALDAFLDAKETGA; this is encoded by the coding sequence ATGAGCATTCTCGACGTCTCCGGTCTCACGGTGCGCTCGGCGTCCGGCGCGCTCGTGCGCGATGTGTCGTTCTCACTCGCACCCGGCGAGCGCCTGGGTCTGATCGGAGAGTCGGGTTCGGGCAAGTCGCTCACCTCGCTCGCGGTCACCGGCCTGCTTCCGGATTCGCTCACGGCCTCAGGGTCAGTGCTGCTCGACGGGCACCAGGTGGTCGGTGCTCGTGATGCCGACCTGAGGCCACTGCGTGGACCCGTCGCCCAGATCGTGTTCCAGGAGCCGCTCACCGCGCTCGATCCGTTGATGCGCGTCGGACGACAGATCGCCGAACCACTGCGTCGCCATCTCGGTCTGCGCGGCGCCGAGCTGCGTTCCGCCGTCGCGGCCGCCCTCGACGAGGTGGCGCTGTCGGAGCCGCGGTTCGCGCGCGCCTACCCGCATGAGCTCTCGGGAGGACAGCGCCAGCGCGTGGCGATCGCGATCGCCCTCGCCGCCCAACCGCAACTGCTGATCGCCGACGAGCCGACGACGGCGCTGGATGTCACGGTGCAGGATGCCGTGCTCGCCCTGCTCGAGCGGCTCGTCGCCGAGCGCGGCATGGCGCTGCTGTTCATCAGTCACGACCTCGCCGTCGTGTCGCGCATGGTCGATCGCATCGTCGTTCTCCGCGACGGGCTCATCGTCGAGGAGGGCGCGGTCGCTCAGGTGCTGCAGCATCCGGTGGAGCCGTACACGCGGATGCTCGTCGACAGCGCTCGCGCGCTCGACGCGTTCCTCGACGCGAAGGAGACCGGCGCATGA